From Variovorax sp. PMC12, the proteins below share one genomic window:
- a CDS encoding ABC transporter ATP-binding protein, which translates to MSQPPSDAIVAVEHVFKSVTDSAGTLDILQDIHFTLGARETAAIVGASGSGKSTLLSIIAGLDTPTRGTVRLAGDDLFAIDEDERAAVRAKRVGFVFQSFQLLGNLSALENVMLPLELANRKDARKAATEMLGRVGLGQRLGHYPKVLSGGEQQRVALARAFVVQPSLLLADEPTGSLDFATGEQVMKLMFDLNRELGTTLVLVTHDRGIADRCERRITIEAGRVAGNEKAAVAPG; encoded by the coding sequence GACTCGGCCGGCACGCTGGACATTCTGCAGGACATCCATTTCACCCTCGGCGCGCGGGAGACCGCGGCCATCGTCGGCGCCTCGGGTTCGGGCAAGAGCACCTTGCTGTCGATCATCGCGGGGCTGGACACGCCCACGCGCGGCACCGTCAGGCTCGCGGGCGACGATCTGTTCGCCATCGACGAGGACGAGCGCGCCGCCGTGCGCGCGAAGCGCGTGGGCTTCGTGTTCCAGAGCTTCCAGCTGCTGGGCAACCTCAGCGCGCTCGAGAACGTCATGCTCCCGCTGGAGCTTGCCAACCGCAAGGACGCCCGCAAGGCGGCCACCGAAATGCTCGGCCGCGTCGGGCTGGGCCAGCGGCTCGGGCACTACCCGAAGGTGCTCTCGGGCGGGGAGCAGCAGCGCGTGGCGCTGGCGCGGGCCTTCGTCGTTCAGCCTTCGCTGCTGCTGGCCGACGAGCCCACCGGCAGCCTGGACTTCGCCACCGGCGAGCAGGTCATGAAGCTCATGTTCGACCTCAACCGCGAACTGGGCACCACGCTCGTGCTCGTCACGCACGACCGCGGCATCGCCGATCGGTGCGAACGGCGCATCACGATCGAGGCCGGAAGGGTGGCAGGTAATGAAAAAGCTGCCGTAGCGCCCGGCTGA